GCGACTGGCGATGGTGGCCCATGAGGACATCACCCGCCGCAAACTGGCGGAACTGGAAGTGCTGGCCCTCAACCACTCCCTGGAACAGCGGGTGGCCCAGCGCACCGCCCAGTTGCAGGACAGTCAGGCCGCCCTGACCCGCCTGAACGCGCAGTTGGAAGCCAGCCAGCACGCCATCGAAGATAAAAATCAGGCGCTGGAAGCCAGCAACCGTGATCTGGCCCAGTTTGCCTTTGTGGCCTCGCACGACCTGCAAGAGCCGCTGCGAACCATCGGGGTGTATGCCGATGTGCTGCGCCACCGCTATCAGGGCACCCTGGATGCACGGGCCGAAGGCTATTTGGGACACATCGGGGAGCAAGTGATGCGGGCACGCCACCTCGTGCGCGATGTGCTGGCCCTGGCGCGTGTGAGCGTGCAGCCCGAGTTGCGACCGCTGGCGCTCGAACCCCTTTGGAAGGAGTTGACGGCCAGCTTGCCTTGGCCCGCCGACGCCCGCTGGCACGCGGAGCCGCTGCCCCCAGTCCTGGCCGAAGCAAGCCAGGTGCGGCAACTGCTGACCAATTTGCTGAGCAACGCCATCCGCTTCCGGTCTCCGGCTCCGTTGGTGGTCAGCTTGCGGGCACAGGTGACGGGGCCGGACGTCCAGTTTTCGCTGCAAGACAACGGCATCGGGCTGGCCCCCGAACATGCCGAACAGGTCTTTGTGATGTTTCAGCGCCT
Above is a genomic segment from Deinococcus sp. QL22 containing:
- a CDS encoding ATP-binding protein, which gives rise to MVMPPLPLPPRRYLLEAFDALLTQVAVLTPDGEILEVNQAWRAFAEEAGGGDAVGSNYLQVCDASQGPDEADAHATAAGIRAVLAGQQAVFELEYPCDTPLQRRFFLVRVTAFGARQQRLAMVAHEDITRRKLAELEVLALNHSLEQRVAQRTAQLQDSQAALTRLNAQLEASQHAIEDKNQALEASNRDLAQFAFVASHDLQEPLRTIGVYADVLRHRYQGTLDARAEGYLGHIGEQVMRARHLVRDVLALARVSVQPELRPLALEPLWKELTASLPWPADARWHAEPLPPVLAEASQVRQLLTNLLSNAIRFRSPAPLVVSLRAQVTGPDVQFSLQDNGIGLAPEHAEQVFVMFQRLHSRIETGGNGIGLAVCRKIVERHGGRIWLESAGTGGTTVHFTLKAAPP